The Amycolatopsis japonica nucleotide sequence TGCCGCCGACGGGAGAACCAACGTCACATCTGAGCACGCCAGAAGCTGACCATAGACCAGGGGTCCGGTGCGTGTCGTCTCCCGACACGCACCGGTCCCCTCGCCCGATCAGCTGCTCGAAGCCTTGCGGTACTCGAGCACCTCGTCGACGATCCCGTACGCCTTGGCCTCGTCGGCCGTCAGGATCTTGTCGCGCTCGATGTCCTTCTTGACCTCGTCGGCGTCCTTGTTCGTGTGCTTCGCCAGGATGACCTCCATCTGGCGCCGCACCCGCTGGATCTCGTTGGCCTGGATCTCCAGGTCCGACACCTGGCCGTACGTGCCCTCGGTGGCGGGCTGGTGGATCAGCACGCGCGAGTTCGGCAGCGTGAACCGCTTGCCGGGGGTACCGGCGGCCAGCAGCACCGCGGCGGCCGAGGCGGCCTGGCCGATGCACATGGTGACGATGTCCGGACGGACGTACTGCATGGTGTCGTAGATCGCCATCAGCGCGGTGAACGAGCCACCGGGCGAGTTGATCAGGATCATGATGTCGCGGTCCGGGTCCTCGTGCTCGAGGTGCAGCAGCTGGACCATCACGTCGTTGGCCGACGCGTCGTCGATCTGCACGCCGAGCATGATCTGACGCTCTTCGTACAGCTTGTTGTACGGGTTCGATTCCTTGATGCCGTAGCTCGTGCGCTCGACGTACGAGGGCAGGACGTACCGCGACTGCGGCAGCTGGAGCCGCGACTGCATCCCGGGCGCCTGCGACCCGATCGGAAGCTGGAAGTTGCTCATTGAATTCTCCTGTGTGCCGGGCGCGGATCAGCTGTTGGGAAGCGGGTTCTCACGAGTGAGGACCTGGTCCACGAAGCCGTAGTCCTTCGCCTCCTGCGCGGTGAACCAGCGGTCGCGGTCACCGTCCTTGACGATCTGCTCGACCGTCTGGCCGGTCTGCTCGGCGGTGATCCGGGCCAGCTCCTGCTTCCACTTGCCGAACACCTCGGCCTGGATGGCGATGTCGGAGGCCGTGCCGCCGACACCCGCCGAGGGCTGGTGCATGAGGATGCGCGCGTGCTGCAGCGCGTACCGCTTGCCGGGCGTGCCGGAGGAGAGCAGGAACTGCCCCATCGACGCGGCCAGGCCCATCGCGTAGGTCGCGACGTCCGGGCGGATC carries:
- a CDS encoding ATP-dependent Clp protease proteolytic subunit, with product MSNFQLPIGSQAPGMQSRLQLPQSRYVLPSYVERTSYGIKESNPYNKLYEERQIMLGVQIDDASANDVMVQLLHLEHEDPDRDIMILINSPGGSFTALMAIYDTMQYVRPDIVTMCIGQAASAAAVLLAAGTPGKRFTLPNSRVLIHQPATEGTYGQVSDLEIQANEIQRVRRQMEVILAKHTNKDADEVKKDIERDKILTADEAKAYGIVDEVLEYRKASSS
- a CDS encoding ClpP family protease encodes the protein MTQHTPQARTGTAGLNLTDSVFERLLQERIVVLGSEVNDEVANRITAQLLLLDADDSESDIRFYINSPGGSVTAGFAIYDTMQLIRPDVATYAMGLAASMGQFLLSSGTPGKRYALQHARILMHQPSAGVGGTASDIAIQAEVFGKWKQELARITAEQTGQTVEQIVKDGDRDRWFTAQEAKDYGFVDQVLTRENPLPNS